AAATTGCGGCATTGGTTgtgtatgtggatgatattaTTACCATAGGTGATGATGAGAAAGAGATTAAAAGTTTGAGGGAGAACCTAAGTAAGTAGTTTGAGGTTAAGAACCTTGGTCAACTCAGGTACTTTCTTGGCATTGAGATTGCTCGATCTCAAAAGGGTATAGTTCTCTCACAAAGAAAATATGTCTTAGACTTGCTCAATGAGACTGGCATGCTTGGGTGTCGACCTATATCAACACCTATGGATCCAAACCACAAGTTATGTGCTGAATCAGGTGATCCAGTGAACAAGAAGAGCTATCAGAGGCTGGTTGGTAGACTCATCTATTTGTGTCATACGAGGCCTGATATTTCATCTGCTGTGAGTGTTGTGAGCAGGTATATGCATGATTCGAGAAGTGGACCCTTGGAGGCTGTTAAACGTATTTTGAGATATTTGAAAGGGCTTATGTTCAAAAGCCATGGTCAACTTAACATCGAGGGTTATTGTGATGCTGATTGGGCAAGCAGTCTTGATGATAGGAGATCAACTTCAGGCTATTGTGTGTTTGTTGGAGGAAACTTAGTGTCATGGCGAAGCAAGAAACAACATATTGTATCTCAGTCTACTGCTGAAGCTGAATTTCAGAGCCATGTCACAAGTGTTGTGTGAGATCTTATGGGTAAGAGACCTTTTGTCTGAATTGAAGGTGTTGAGAAAAGGTCCTTCAATGCTACACCGTGATAACAAATCTGCTATTAACATTGCTAATAACAATCCAGTGCAGCATGATAGGACCAAACATGTTGAGATTGATCGATTCTTTATTAAGGAGAAGATAGATGCTGGTGTTATAATGTTGGGTCATGTAACTTCTAAAGAACAGGTCGCAAATTGCCTAACTAAAGGCTTAGGATTAAAAGAATATGAGTTAGCATGTAACAAGATGGGAATGATAGATATCTATCATTCACCTTGAGGGTTAGCGTTGGGTTCTGTAGTTTTATAGTTAGGCCTATGGGCTTACAGCCCATTTGTCAATGTTGATATGTGTGTGCGCTGTATATATATACAAGCAGTTAGACAGAGAGAGTATCTCTCTCCAGAAATTTCCCCATGCATCGAGTCCCTCAGAAAAACATTTTCTGACTGTTGTGATGAAAGATGCACAAACAGAGAACACTGTCTAGTAAATGTGACAGATGCTTACTTGAAAACAACCTGTTGGTAACTGGCTAACTGCACAGAAGTAATCATGTGAAGGAGAGTACATCAGAACTCGAAACCGCTCGATGGAAAGCAAGAGTTGCATTTTTTTTGGATGGAGAAGGAATGTGACATGTAGTCATACttgtttccttttcttttatattttttGATACATTCAAATAATTGCCTTTTGCTGTCCCATTTAATTGTTCTAGTTATGTGACATGGATTCATTCTCATTTTATTTCATATATGCACTTACAAATTTTTAAACTTCAGTGCAGCAATATGTGAAGCCTAATTCAACAATCAtcttaatgaatttatttttatCTATATATGCACACCATTGTTTAAAGGCATACACACAATTTCTAAACTTTTTTAAGAAAATGCTAGCATAACTTTTCAGAATCGACACGTATTTGAAACGAACATGAACTAAAATGTTCAATATACATATTATCTTATTCAATTATCTCCAACGCATACTAATTCCTGAAAAACGATTTTCAAATCAGGCATGGATTTATGAGCTTTGCAATTATATAAGCACACTACTTCCTCCATCAAAGTAAATTGTATTATCCATATGTTTTGGAGTATTCTTTCTCAAAGAAAAAAATACTTTCACAGTACCACAGTTTTAATGTTTTATTACTTTTAAAACCATATTAAAATACCAAATTGTACATCAAAACTAAATCATGGAGGCAATGCCAATATCCAAACTAACACTTTTTCGTTACCAGAGTATAGTGCAAGCAGCTACAGACTACAGTTCCATACATGTCTCCACTAGCAGATCTGCAGATGCACTGATGTACAGGCAGTAACCTATTCAATTATAATGAAGTACACCAGTAGGACCAGTGCAAACCACAAGGCCAAAAGACCATACAGAACTATTAGGCCGTTAATAAGCTACACAGGCTTGCCAGTAGTACACCAAAAGTCCTCCTGCAGGGTTTATATGTAAGCCCATATTATAGGTTCAAACTCCAGAACACTATGACTGTGACCTAAACCACGGAGCCACACTCCACAGCAGTTCAAGAAGGACACTGTTCTCTCACAGAGAATAGTATTCATGGATGTAAGTATAGTATCTCGGGTCATCACAGGTCACATTGCGCAAGTCAGGGCCAGGGGACTCATCAGGGGACCAGAGGGGAGAGTAATCATCTCAGCAGTAGTCACGGTAGGGATCGTCATCCTCCTCCTGCACGGCTGTAGTCGTTGGCAAAACCTCCATCACCCTTCAGTTTGTCTGATGGACCGATGTCTACCAAGAAATCAAACACTTCTGTCCCAGCTAAAGCAGCGGTGACATCATTCTTCTGCAGTGTCCTCAGCGTGAAGCCACGCCCGCAGTGTTAGTTCCTGGATGAACATCTCACAAGCCTTGGCAAACAACACCGGTGCCTCACCCGTGATCATTGGGACATCGGAATCGGCTTTCATGATCTTCTTGATCCTTGCCAGGGGGAGGCTGTGGGTCTTGAGACCAGTTGTCTGCTTGATCTCGTGCAGCTGGCCGGACCAGAAAGCCtggggctgttgctgctggtgaCCATTATGGGGTTGCTGGGTTTGCTGGGATGCAACCTGGTTCTTATCTGAGGATTGGAGCTGGATGACTGGATTGTCTGGAGCATCCTGAGATGGTGAAGGGTTACTGGCTGATGGCGCTACGGAGGCCAATGCTGCGGGGGTACCACCCCTTGTCACACCTTCGTTCACTATAGTCTCTGACGGTTGCTCCTCCATGTCCATGATACACTTGAGAATGCAGATACTGCAGGTCCTGTCATTCACAGAAAAATACATGTTTAATAACTCATCAGGACTATGATTCTGTACACGTTACTTGGAATGAGTAGAAGTTAACATTGGAAGCAACTAAACCCGATTTCATTCCCAGTATTCGGCTAAAATAAATTTCCTGAAACTAAAAAGAAATCCAGCAAGAAAACATAGTGACATTATCTATTGTCAAAGAAGAAAGACACCTCAGGTTTTTCACTTTCTCCATACAAAATAACTCAAGAAAAATTGTTAACTTGCAGAAGTATAGAACAACTGCCATCCACATTTCTTCATTAGGCTAAATGGTTTTGCTGCAAAGTTGTTAAATGACACTACCGTAGGACAACAACGACATCCTCAGTGCCACTCTAGGCATACGAGCCTAAATGGTTTACAACAAATTGGACCAAGTTGTAGGCGTAAATCATACTTAAAGGGGGGACATTCTAGAAATGTTGTGTTAGGCTACCTGGCATAAGATGCAAATGCATGATAATATTTTTTTTTACCTATAACATCCTCTCAATTTTGAAGATAAAATAAAGCCAGGAATACATGACCAGACCTTGAGCTCAGTAACACACATAGCCAATAAATTATGCAAACTTAAGTCACAAATGTGATGATTATATGGAAAATGTAGTCTTACATCACATAACTAACATACATATTTTTCTTAACTTTATTACATTACAGATTTTAAATATTATCATACCAGAAATACTGCTCATTTTTATAACATGTATCGGTAAATTGCAGAAGAGCCTGTAAAATTCGGTTATGCTTCCAGCTATTAACTCCCGCCTTTGTAGAAACCTACTTTGACAATTTGACCATCCTTTGAAATGTACATGAAAAGTCATGTCACATCATTTACCACTTGATTCATATCTGTATATTAGATGGTAACAGACATGTTGCTCTACTAATGTATGATGTGCAGGTCTATTTTAAGATGCTCAGTTCCCAGTCACCCAACATGCTGATGTGGCAATCCATATGCTACCACCTGATTGGGATCTCATGTTGGCATCCCATAACTCTGGACAGCTCCATGTCCAAATGAATTAATAAATGGACGCAAGAAGCCATCCATAGCTTGATAACCTACTAATTGGGTGGAAATTGTATTTTCATGGAAAATTGATATATCTCCACCACTCATACATGTTCACTAACTTCACATCTCCAAACAATTCCCTTCAATTTTCCACCTCTTAATGCAAGACATAGACTTGGGACTGAAAATAAGTTTTTTTTTCTATGATGAAGCCCTCCTGGATTCCCCAATCAATATAAAGCAACAGAGGAGGTTTAAGTCGTCAGGTTCGTTCACATTGTGTGCAAAAGTTCATAAAATGTACTAGCCGAAACATTTTTTTTTCACTTTTCTTTGGCCTAAAAAATcagatatatatttttttactttTCTTTGGCCTAAAAAATCAGATATACATTTTTTTCACTTTTCTTTGGCCTAAAAAATCAGATATACGTTTCTTTTTCACTTTTCTTCTGGTCTTACCCCTGCAAACCTCTGCCTTCGTGTGTCCTCATTTTATTTGACTAATTGATTAGAATTCTAAAACACCACGAGATAACAAAGAAAATATACTAGAAACGCCCCTAAAAGGCGTATACCAAGAACACAGCCGCCCACGCGCTTAGTTACTGCTCAATCTGTCGCCGTCAGGAACTGCCAAGAAAAACCCCAATCTCACcttcaaaaagaagaaaagaaaagcccCAATCCTAGAGGGCAAAGAACCCCAGCCGGCAAGCCCAATGTGGCAATCAAACAAAAGGGGCCGCAAAGATCCGCCAAAAAGCAGAAAGGAAACAAACAAAAGGGCCAGCCAAGAAACCACCCAACAGCCGCCGCCAAGAAACGGAGAAGCGCCGCTACCCAGCAATCAAGAACCCGGAGTGAAGAGAAAACTAGTTCATAAAATCTACGAGTACGGACGAAGGACGACGGTTGTCGCCTGTGGTCGTTCGGCGGTTACCTCGGAGGCCGTGACGACACccgacgagcacgagcagcAACCGCCGAACCAGGGTCTCTGGGAAGGGACCAGGCGGAGAAGACGAACCGGGCGGCACGGACGCCTTGTCCGCTGGGAGGTAGGGCCGTAGGGGTAACTCGAAGGTTATTGTAGTTTGTAGCACAACTGGTCGGTGGGCCCGGAGGTAAATCACGTCACGCCAGGCAATATTTGGATCAGCTAAAGATTATGAAAACAATACAACAACAAATGTAGTTTATCCAATCAAGGTAGATTATTGTGTAGAGTATACAATCCAATCATTGAAGACCCATTTCGATACCTTTTTTAATTGCTAATTGAACCATCTAAATAAGCTTATGATTACAACTACTCCATCCAAACTCAGTACAAAAATAATACAAATAAAAGCAAACTTAATTACGGAATGCCCAGCTTAAAAATATAGCCTTACATCACGATACTACATAAGTATATTTCTTGGCTCGATATTTATTGCATATTTTAAAATTTATCGCACCAGAATTATCATTCAGATATAACATGGTATCAGTGAAATTACACAGGAGGTTCAAAAGGTCAAACGTATTGTTATGAGTTTTAACTTTTTAAACGCTAAAACTCTACAAAGGCCGGCCAGAATTCTGTTTGAGTTTTCAAATGGAGAATCATTGAATACCAGCAACAAGTCATGTCGGAATCCAAAGAAAAAAACCAAGTCATGTCAATAAGCTCTTCCAAAAACTATATGTATTGATTTTTGAAGGCCATGCTGATCAAAGAAAAATGTAGCAACCATTGCTTATATTCCTCCATGAATAGCCAGAAAGGCCAAAATGACCAAAACAGAACGTTAATAGGCCATAAAGTGGCACAAGCTAGTCACCTGTGCGCATACAAAGTACTCCTGCTTAAATAAGTTACAAATGAATCAGTTCAAAGCTACTTAAAGAACTTAAAGAACACACCATGAGTCCATGACACAATTTAAAGCACACAGCATGATGGTCCAAACATGGCACTGAGATGATCACAGAGAATAGTACTCATGGATATCAGTATAGAACCTAGTGTCATCACAGGTCACTTTGCTCAAATCAGGGCGGGGGGACTCATCAGGGGACGATGGGGGTGAGCAGTAGTCCTGCCAGTAGTCGTCTCCGTATGAACCATCGTCCATCTCCCCCTCAGCGCACAGATCCATATCCTCCTCTTCTGAAAGACTGCGCACAATGTTGCTGTAGTCTTCACCCTCGTGCTCTCCGATGACATGAAGATCAGGGCAGCGAACCTTATTCGGCTGTCCGGGTAACCAGACGTGTTTGAGCTCGGCGCATCGAGCTCGGAGTTCATTGCCGACACGGAGATTGGAGCACTCGGAGATGTCGAGGCACTCGAGGTGGGGGACAGCCCTCGAGGATGGCGTAGAGCC
The Panicum hallii strain FIL2 chromosome 6, PHallii_v3.1, whole genome shotgun sequence genome window above contains:
- the LOC112896903 gene encoding nuclear transcription factor Y subunit C-4-like, with amino-acid sequence MEEQPSETIVNEGVTRGGTPAALASVAPSASNPSPSQDAPDNPVIQLQSSDKNQVASQQTQQPHNGHQQQQPQAFWSGQLHEIKQTTGLKTHSLPLARIKKIMKADSDVPMITGEAPVLFAKACEMFIQELTLRAWLHAEDTAEE